In Paroedura picta isolate Pp20150507F chromosome 1, Ppicta_v3.0, whole genome shotgun sequence, the following are encoded in one genomic region:
- the SLC5A6 gene encoding sodium-dependent multivitamin transporter, translating into MGDAFSDGGNRSVVAEMKFGVTDYTIFVLLLVLSAGIGLFYALSGGKQRTVQEFLLANRSMTFLPVALSLLATFQSAVAILGVPAEIYRFGTEYWFLGCSYLLGLLIPAHIFIPVFYRLRLTSAYEYLELRFNKVVRICGTVTFIFQMVIYMGVVLYAPALALNAVTHFDLWVGVLAVGLVCILYTTLGGLKAVIWTDVFQTFVMFAGQVAVIVVGTIKVGGMGHVWKVATKHGRVSGIDLNPDPYERHTFWSLAFGGVFMMLSLFGVNQAQVQRYLSSRTERQAVLSCYAVFPCQQIVLGLGCLTGLVMFAYYQEHPLTEEQKKASPDQMVLYFVMDVLHEMPGLPGLFVACLFSGSLSTISSAFSSLAAVTMEDLIRPYVANIPESRATLYSKLLALGYGLLCLGMAYISSMMGSVLQAAFSIFGMVGGPLLGLFCLGMFFPCANSVGAVAGLVAGLAMAFWIGIGSFITSAQALPPLPNATGIPLLDGNITTAVMTTLLTSAAKPERLTGLKKFYSLSYMWYSAHNSTTVIVVGLLVSLLTGPMHGDAVNPHTIFPVLPRLFCCLPPKYRDKLRCGVRDVAEDGSGSDPASLAMEKTSNGLPNGLPGGLPPGSDTEEAEMGEGFARGDGAHTYFLRETAL; encoded by the exons ATGGGTGACGCTTTCTCAGACGGTGGCAACCGCAGCGTCGTGGCAGAGATGAAGTTTGGCGTGACGGACTATACCATTTTTGTGCTGCTGCTGGTACTCTCCGCGGGCATCGGGCTCTTCTATGCTCTGAGTGGCGGGAAGCAGCGCACGGTCCAGGAGTTTCTGCTGGCCAATCGCAGCATGACCTTCTTGCCGGTGGCCCTCTCTTTACTCGCCACGTTCCAGTCTGCTGTGGCCATCCTAGGGGTCCCCGCGGAGATCTATCGCTTTGGCACAGAGTACTGGTTCCTCGGATGCTCCTACCTTCTGGGGCTCCTTATCCCAGCTCATATCTTCATCCCTGTCTTTTACCGCCTGCGCCTGACCAGCGCATATGAG TATCTGGAGCTGCGTTTCAACAAAGTCGTGAGGATATGTGGAACAGTCACCTTCATCTTCCAGATG GTGATCTACATGGGGGTTGTGCTCTATGCCCCAGCACTGGCACTCAATGCAG TGACCCATTTTGATCTCTGGGTTGGAGTACTCGCTGTTGGCTTGGTCTGCATCCTCTACACCACCCTG GGTGGCCTCAAAGCCGTGATCTGGACAGATGTGTTCCAGACGTTTGTCATGTTCGCAGGACAAGTGGCCGTGATCGTGGTTGGCACCATCAAGGTGGGCGGCATGGGGCATGTCTGGAAGGTGGCAACTAAGCACGGCAGAGTGTCGGGCATTGA cctaAATCCCGATCCTTACGAACGTCACACCTTCTGGAGCCTGGCCTTTGGAGGAGTCTTCATGATGCTTTCTCTCTTTGGGGTGAACCAGGCCCAAGTGCAACGGTACCTGAGTTCCCGCACGGAGCGGCAGGCTGTGCT CTCCTGCTATGCCGTatttccctgccagcaaatcgtGCTGGGTCTTGGCTGCCTCACCGGCTTGGTCATGTTCGCTTACTACCAAGAGCACCCCTTGACTGAGGAGCAGAAGAAGGCCTCGCCTGATCAG ATGGTCCTCTACTTCGTCATGGACGTGCTGCACGAGATGCCcggccttcctggcctctttgTGGCTTGCCTCTTCAGCGGCTCTCTCAG CACCATCTCCTCGGCCTTCAGCTCCCTGGCCGCAGTGACAATGGAGGACCTGATCCGCCCTTACGTGGCCAACATCCCTGAGAGCCGGGCCACCCTCTACTCCAAGCTGTTAG ctctGGGCTATGGACTCCTCTGCCTGGGCATGGCTTACATCTCGTCCATGATGGGTTCAGTGCTGCAG GCCGCTTTCAGTATCTTCGGCATGGTAGGGGGACCACTCCTGGGACTCTTCTGCCTTGGCATGTTCTTTCCTTGTGCCAATTCTGTG ggcGCTGTGGCTGGGTTGGTGGCAGGGCTAGCGATGGCCTTCTGGATCGGCATTGGAAGCTTCATCACCAGTGCCCAGGCGCTCCCGCCTCTGCCCAACGCAACCGGCATCCCTTTGCTTGACGGGAACATCACTACAGCCGTCATGACGACTCTGCTGACTTCGGCGGCCAAGCCAGAGAG GCTCACTGGACTGAAGAAGTTCTACAGCTTGTCATACATGTGGTACAGCGCACACAACTCCACCACCGTCATTGTTGTGGGACTCCTGGTTAGCCTGCTCACAG GCCCCATGCATGGTGATGCTGTAAACCCCCATACTATCTTCCCGGTGCTGCCACGCCTGTTTTGCTGCCTGCCTCCAAAGTACCGTGACAAGCTGCGCTGTGGGGTCCGTGATGTGGCAGAG GATGGAAGTGGCTCAGACCCCGCATCTCTAGCCATGGAGAAAACCAGCAATGGGCTGCCAAACGGACTGCCGGGGGGGCTGCCCCCAGGGAGCGATACGGAGGAAGCAGAAATGGGTGAAGGGTTTGCCCGGGGAGACGGGGCTCACACCTACTTCCTGCGGGAGACGGCACTCTGA